The proteins below are encoded in one region of Amycolatopsis magusensis:
- a CDS encoding LysR family transcriptional regulator has protein sequence MTGGEVERSSAPTVHQLRMFLTLAEELHFGRTAARLFMSQPALSRQLGALERRLGVELIARTSRSTALTPAGQALLPHARTVVQAMRQLQQVADDHTHGLGGRVVVGTVGAEAAMDHTTAVLGELRRLHPALEVEIRLLNLVEQFQSLSTGEVDVVFCRPPAPDDVRTHHLNTEPRVVCVSADDPLADRGQVTLAELDSRTIVSFPAGCPRIWRDFWAADPRPSGVAVRYGPVVSDLESLYAEVAHSGAISLQPYAARHLFPRPGVEFLDVTDLSPCSSALAWHVTAEHRPLITAIRQAAKNAWPRPA, from the coding sequence ATGACAGGCGGGGAGGTGGAGCGGTCGTCGGCTCCCACTGTGCACCAGTTGCGGATGTTCCTCACCCTCGCCGAGGAGCTGCACTTCGGCCGGACGGCCGCGCGGTTGTTCATGAGCCAACCGGCCCTGAGCCGGCAGCTCGGCGCGCTGGAGCGGCGGCTGGGGGTCGAGTTGATCGCCCGCACCAGCCGGTCGACGGCACTCACGCCGGCGGGCCAGGCCCTCCTGCCGCACGCGCGCACCGTCGTGCAGGCGATGCGGCAGCTGCAGCAGGTCGCCGACGACCACACTCACGGCCTCGGCGGGCGGGTGGTGGTCGGCACGGTCGGAGCCGAGGCGGCGATGGACCACACCACCGCGGTGCTGGGTGAACTGCGGCGCCTCCACCCCGCCCTGGAAGTCGAAATCCGGCTGTTGAACCTGGTGGAGCAGTTCCAGAGCCTGAGCACCGGCGAGGTCGATGTGGTGTTCTGCCGGCCGCCGGCGCCCGACGACGTCCGCACCCACCACCTGAACACCGAACCGCGGGTGGTCTGCGTCTCCGCTGACGATCCGCTGGCCGATCGCGGTCAGGTCACGCTCGCCGAGCTGGACAGCCGGACGATCGTCTCTTTTCCCGCCGGTTGCCCCCGGATCTGGCGCGACTTCTGGGCTGCCGACCCCCGGCCCAGCGGCGTCGCGGTCCGCTACGGTCCCGTCGTCAGCGACCTGGAGAGCCTCTACGCCGAGGTCGCCCACAGCGGTGCCATCTCCTTGCAGCCGTACGCGGCGAGGCACCTGTTCCCCCGCCCCGGAGTCGAGTTCCTCGACGTCACCGACCTGTCGCCGTGCAGTTCGGCGCTCGCCTGGCACGTCACCGCGGAGCACCGTCCGCTGATCACCGCCATTCGCCAGGCCGCGAAGAACGCGTGGCCGCGGCCCGCCTGA
- a CDS encoding DUF6159 family protein, with translation MFKASWRVLRTQPRIAGFPVLSGLTVLLVAAAFLTPALFAAQRPGMLGWVLLAAGCLLAITMVTTFFKAALISQADVALRGERARIGSGLVAAGRRWPGLLAWSVLTLTVSAVLRAIEDRMDFALRFLGALADIGWNLIAYLVLPVLTLEGMRLRDAPKRSAELLRRTWGENIAGYAGLSLLGMVASATGVAAVIGLGSLIGGRATLYVCLLLSLVWVLLVAVVVATLNGIYQTALYRFATGEAFSAALGDLDLRDSFSGTARGMSTL, from the coding sequence ATGTTCAAGGCCTCTTGGCGGGTGCTGCGCACGCAGCCGCGCATCGCCGGGTTCCCGGTCCTGTCGGGCTTGACGGTCCTGCTCGTCGCCGCGGCGTTCCTGACGCCGGCGTTGTTCGCCGCCCAGCGGCCCGGCATGCTGGGCTGGGTGCTGCTCGCCGCCGGGTGCCTCCTGGCGATCACGATGGTCACCACCTTCTTCAAGGCCGCGCTGATCTCCCAGGCCGACGTCGCGCTGCGAGGCGAGCGCGCCCGGATCGGCTCGGGACTGGTGGCGGCGGGACGCCGCTGGCCCGGGCTGCTGGCCTGGTCGGTGCTGACGCTCACGGTGTCCGCTGTGCTGCGCGCGATCGAAGACCGGATGGACTTCGCCCTGCGCTTCCTGGGCGCCCTCGCCGACATCGGCTGGAACCTGATCGCCTACCTCGTGCTGCCCGTGCTCACGCTCGAAGGCATGAGGCTGCGGGACGCGCCGAAGCGCTCGGCCGAACTGCTGCGCCGGACGTGGGGCGAGAACATCGCCGGGTACGCGGGCCTGAGCCTGCTGGGAATGGTCGCCTCGGCCACCGGTGTCGCCGCCGTGATCGGCCTCGGCTCACTGATCGGCGGCCGCGCGACTCTGTACGTCTGTCTTCTGCTGTCGCTGGTCTGGGTGCTGCTCGTGGCTGTCGTGGTAGCCACCCTCAACGGGATCTACCAGACCGCGCTGTACCGCTTCGCCACCGGCGAAGCGTTCTCGGCCGCACTCGGTGACCTCGACCTCCGTGACTCCTTCTCCGGCACAGCGCGAGGGATGAGCACGCTCTGA
- a CDS encoding DUF3224 domain-containing protein produces MKVLAGRFVLDLWEEDVYDEQEGIRLLRIRNKRTFEGDLQGTVKANRLQTRTPGGLVAYVGMERVRAEIEEGGCAFALRHSAVGDASIGSASIDVVPGSGTRELRGSRPAEVESPGPAE; encoded by the coding sequence GTGAAAGTGCTGGCCGGGCGGTTCGTGCTGGACCTCTGGGAGGAAGACGTCTACGACGAGCAGGAAGGCATTCGGCTGCTTCGCATCAGGAACAAGAGAACCTTCGAGGGTGATCTGCAGGGCACGGTCAAGGCCAATCGTTTGCAGACCCGCACGCCGGGCGGATTGGTCGCGTACGTGGGCATGGAACGCGTGCGGGCGGAAATCGAAGAAGGCGGTTGTGCCTTCGCGCTCCGCCATTCGGCGGTCGGCGACGCCTCTATCGGATCCGCGAGCATCGACGTCGTTCCCGGCTCGGGAACGCGAGAATTGCGGGGTTCGCGGCCTGCCGAAGTCGAGTCTCCAGGTCCTGCTGAGTGA